A window of the Tiliqua scincoides isolate rTilSci1 chromosome 5, rTilSci1.hap2, whole genome shotgun sequence genome harbors these coding sequences:
- the LOC136653703 gene encoding uncharacterized protein F54H12.2-like, whose product MQTSIEGCVYVEVTPLTAVTESSLLEIFIAGSGEDYMDLNNTLVYLRYKIVKEDGSNIDRQDEVALVNYPIAPIFSQLDVTLGDRLISQSNNCYPYRAFIESVLNYGEDTLSSQFSAGLFYKDTPGEHDSADLEGHNQGFIKRAGLTAESRKIELLGYLHADLFFQEKLLLNGVDVKIKLTWSKDRFCLMTDDANVCYKLKILVAALFVKKVRVAPGLRLEHAEALLTTTTKYPVDHVSMKVFSLPAGSLVSNQENLFLGQLLKMVVIGLVDNDTFRGTFSKNPFNFKHYDISFFAIYLSGYQILAKPFQPDFQEGSCVREYMSLVHATGKHMKDKGLIINREDIARGYTLFAFDLSPDQECGDHYSLINTGNLRAEVQFSRPLSQTVNMIVYGDFDNIIEINNQRNVLFDYM is encoded by the coding sequence atgcagaccagcattgaaggaTGTGTTTATGTGGAGGTGACTCCGTTGACGGCGGTGACGGAGTCTTCATTGTTGGAGATTTTCATCGCTGGAAGTGGGGAGGATTATATGGATTTAAACAACACTTTAGTATACCTGAGGTAcaaaattgtaaaagaagatggCAGCAACATCGACAGGCAGGACGAAGTGGCGCTGGTGAACTACCCTATCGCTCCCATTTTTAGTCAGCTGGACGTGACCCTGGGAGACAGACTCATCAGTCAGAGTAACAACTGCTACCCCTATAGGGCTTTCATCGAGTCTGTGTTAAACTACGGCGAAGACACGCTATCCAGCCagttctctgcagggctgttttacaaagacactCCTGGTGAACACGACTCAGCGGACCTGGAAGGGCACAACCAGGGTTTTATTAAAAGAGCGGgtctgactgctgaaagcagaaaaatagaactcctGGGTTATCTCCACGCGGacctcttttttcaagaaaaactatTATTAAATGGCGTGGACGTGAAAATTAAACTCACCTGGAGCAAAGACAGATTCTGCTTGATGACTGATGATGCCAATGTATGCTACAAGTTGAAGATTTTGGTGGCGGcactgtttgtaaagaaagtGAGAGTTGCCCCAGGGTTACGACTGGAGCACGCCGAAGCTTTGCTTACAACCACCACCAAGTACCCCGTGGACCATgtcagtatgaaagtgtttagtctCCCTGCGGGGAGTCTTGTCAGtaaccaggagaacctgtttctggggcaactgttGAAGATGGTCGTAATCGGCCTGGTGGACAACGACACTTTCAGAGGTACCTTCAGCAAAAACCCgtttaactttaagcattatgacatcagtttttttgctatttacctgtcgggCTACCAAATCCTCGCAAAGCCATTTCAAccagactttcaagaaggaagctgtgtgagggagtacatgagcctggtgcatgccactggtaagcacatgaaagacaagGGGCTGATAATCAACAGAGAAGACATTGCGAGGGGCTACACGCTCTTTGCCTTCGACCTGTCCCCTGACCAGGAATGTGGCGACCACTATTCCTTGATCAACACAGGGAATCTTAGGGCAGAAGTTCAGTTTTCCAGACCCCTCTCGCAGACCGTTAACATGATTGTTTATGGGGATTTTGACAATATAATcgaaataaataaccagaggaatgttctgtttgattatatgtga